Proteins encoded in a region of the Mycolicibacterium neoaurum genome:
- a CDS encoding acyl-CoA synthetase encodes MNADLLWPAAQSPQDLPSIEQVPLQSRGLPESTYDVVLRAARLWPDRTAITVLPEGADYQRSARRTFRQLAEDVTRTAKALRQCGVDRASAVLLISPNCDELITATLAAQAAGIAVPINGSLSDEHVLELARLSGARLLITAAPDLDPRGVERAAILADAGLLDTVLLVRPTLADDEPQAPPALPGITVGYLSALAAEQDPQPLGDGTPDPAQLAALFHTGGTTGMPKLAAHTHGNEVADAWMVALSADLADDAVVFAALPLFHVNALLVTLLAPLLRGRSVVWAGPLGYRDMGLYQHFWKIVEHYRLSAMSAVPTVYAVLAQIPVDADITTLTSAVSGASALPDTVRHDFLSATGVNLVEGYGLTEATCASARSFADHPRPGSVGQRMPYQQLRVVETAEDGSWQDVSPGHVGTLAISGPTVFPGYVSERTEDGYVLDGRGALRDGWLDTGDLARVDEEGFIYLAGRAKDLIIRGGHNIDPAIIEDALLAHPDVTAAAAVARPDVHSGEVPVGFVTVRPGATVTGDELAAFAAEHITERAAAPKSVTVIDAIPVTDVGKPYKVPLRAIAAEHAVAEALSDHAGVLSVRGTVDAGVPVVMIDLAATADRAAVERTVKSFAVNHEITEP; translated from the coding sequence ATGAACGCCGATCTGTTGTGGCCTGCCGCCCAATCGCCTCAGGACCTTCCTTCCATCGAGCAGGTGCCCTTGCAGAGTCGTGGACTCCCGGAGTCCACCTACGACGTGGTCCTGCGGGCCGCACGGCTGTGGCCTGACCGCACCGCGATCACCGTTCTGCCGGAGGGGGCCGACTATCAGAGGAGCGCCCGCCGCACCTTCCGCCAACTTGCCGAGGATGTCACGCGGACCGCAAAAGCACTACGCCAGTGCGGAGTCGACCGCGCGAGCGCGGTGCTGCTGATCAGTCCGAACTGCGACGAACTGATCACCGCCACACTGGCGGCGCAGGCCGCCGGCATCGCGGTACCCATCAACGGATCTCTGTCAGACGAGCACGTTCTCGAGTTGGCCAGACTCTCAGGTGCTCGCCTGTTGATCACCGCAGCACCTGACCTGGACCCCAGAGGTGTCGAACGCGCGGCCATTCTGGCTGATGCCGGTCTGCTCGACACCGTGCTGCTGGTGCGGCCGACACTGGCCGACGATGAACCTCAAGCGCCGCCGGCATTGCCGGGTATCACCGTCGGCTATCTGTCGGCACTTGCGGCCGAACAAGACCCGCAACCGCTCGGGGACGGCACCCCGGATCCAGCCCAGTTGGCCGCGCTGTTTCATACCGGCGGAACCACCGGAATGCCCAAACTGGCCGCGCACACCCATGGCAACGAAGTGGCCGACGCCTGGATGGTGGCGCTCAGCGCAGACCTCGCCGATGATGCGGTGGTGTTCGCGGCGCTGCCGCTGTTCCACGTCAACGCGCTGCTGGTCACCCTGCTGGCACCCTTACTGCGCGGCCGGTCGGTGGTGTGGGCAGGGCCGCTCGGATACCGCGATATGGGCCTTTATCAACACTTTTGGAAGATCGTGGAGCACTACCGGTTGTCGGCGATGAGCGCTGTACCGACCGTCTATGCGGTGCTCGCCCAGATTCCGGTCGATGCCGACATCACGACGCTGACCTCGGCGGTGTCGGGTGCCTCCGCGTTACCCGACACCGTGCGCCACGACTTCCTCAGCGCCACGGGTGTGAATCTGGTCGAGGGATACGGGCTCACCGAGGCGACATGCGCCAGTGCGCGCAGCTTCGCCGACCATCCTCGACCCGGATCGGTAGGACAGCGCATGCCGTACCAGCAACTCCGCGTCGTCGAGACCGCCGAAGATGGTTCTTGGCAGGATGTTTCACCTGGTCACGTCGGCACACTGGCCATCAGTGGGCCAACGGTTTTTCCCGGCTATGTGAGCGAACGTACCGAGGACGGTTACGTGCTCGACGGTCGCGGTGCACTGCGCGACGGTTGGCTCGACACCGGAGACCTGGCACGTGTCGACGAGGAGGGTTTCATCTACCTCGCGGGCCGGGCCAAGGACCTCATCATTCGTGGCGGCCACAACATCGATCCCGCAATCATCGAGGACGCGCTGTTGGCTCATCCCGACGTCACCGCGGCCGCAGCCGTGGCGCGACCCGACGTCCACTCTGGTGAGGTACCGGTCGGATTCGTCACCGTCCGACCCGGTGCCACCGTCACCGGCGATGAATTGGCGGCCTTCGCCGCTGAGCACATCACCGAACGCGCCGCGGCGCCGAAGAGCGTCACGGTCATCGACGCGATACCGGTCACCGACGTCGGCAAGCCTTACAAGGTACCGCTTCGTGCCATCGCTGCCGAACATGCTGTGGCCGAGGCGTTGAGCGATCACGCAGGGGTGCTCAGCGTCCGCGGCACGGTCGACGCAGGAGTGCCGGTAGTCATGATCGACCTGGCAGCGACCGCGGACCGCGCCGCTGTGGAGCGGACGGTGAAATCGTTCGCGGTGAATCACGAGATCACCGAACCGTGA
- a CDS encoding cytochrome P450 — translation MRQLGPVVWLPRQRLYALPRFSECKATLRDDDLFLSGYGVAANPLTNRLSRGTTLNSDGADHNRRRKLVAHRLMPRALRTLSDDVDALARAIVDAALARRTVDGVADLATALPLAVVPDLVGWPRGERKHLLDWGAATFDILGPGNAQALQAVPRSLQMLRFAQRVVRERNVLPDSMAHELLTAVDEGTLAAEEVPPLLIDYIAPSLDTTISAISSALYLFATHPEQWQLLKDDPARIPHAINEVVRFESPLRAFTRKTARECVVSDVRLPAGARVLVMYASANRDEREWDAPDVFDIGNDAGRHVGFGSGAHACAGQGLARLETTAMLKALIERVDRIEVTGQPIWGVNNIIRSYAQLPIRLIAA, via the coding sequence ATGCGCCAGCTGGGTCCGGTGGTGTGGCTTCCTCGACAACGCCTCTATGCGCTGCCGCGCTTCAGCGAATGCAAGGCGACGCTACGCGACGATGATCTCTTCCTTTCCGGGTATGGTGTGGCGGCGAATCCGCTGACCAATCGTCTGTCGCGGGGGACCACACTCAACAGCGACGGAGCCGATCACAATAGGCGCCGCAAGCTCGTCGCGCACCGGCTGATGCCCCGGGCACTGCGCACCCTGAGCGACGACGTCGACGCCCTGGCACGTGCCATCGTCGATGCCGCTCTGGCCCGGCGGACCGTGGATGGGGTTGCCGACCTGGCCACCGCCCTGCCGCTGGCCGTCGTGCCCGATCTGGTTGGGTGGCCACGTGGTGAACGCAAGCACCTACTCGACTGGGGTGCAGCCACGTTCGACATTCTCGGGCCAGGTAATGCGCAGGCGTTACAAGCCGTTCCGCGTAGCCTGCAGATGCTGCGCTTCGCCCAGCGGGTGGTGCGCGAGCGCAACGTACTGCCCGACAGCATGGCTCACGAGCTGCTGACTGCCGTCGACGAGGGCACGCTGGCCGCCGAAGAGGTTCCACCGCTGCTCATCGACTACATCGCGCCGTCGCTGGACACGACGATCAGCGCAATCTCCAGTGCGTTGTATCTGTTCGCCACCCACCCCGAGCAGTGGCAACTGTTGAAAGATGATCCGGCCCGAATTCCCCACGCCATCAACGAAGTGGTCCGCTTCGAGTCGCCGCTGCGGGCCTTTACCCGCAAGACGGCACGGGAGTGCGTCGTGTCGGACGTCCGCCTACCGGCAGGTGCCCGGGTGCTGGTGATGTACGCCTCGGCCAACCGGGACGAACGGGAATGGGATGCCCCAGATGTGTTCGACATCGGTAACGATGCCGGACGGCACGTCGGGTTCGGCAGCGGTGCACACGCCTGCGCCGGACAGGGCCTGGCCCGGTTGGAGACCACAGCGATGCTCAAGGCGCTGATCGAGCGCGTCGACCGCATCGAGGTGACCGGCCAACCGATCTGGGGAGTCAACAACATCATCCGCAGTTACGCCCAACTTCCCATCCGCCTCATCGCCGCATGA
- a CDS encoding bifunctional 3-(3-hydroxy-phenyl)propionate/3-hydroxycinnamic acid hydroxylase, with translation MSGFTQQESVEHVPVVIVGGGPTGITAATLLAQYGVETLVLDRWSQVYPQPRAVHLDDEVYRILGRLGVAQEFAGIAWPARGLQLIDSDMTVLARFRRDTRVTRNGFPAANMFDQPQLEEVLRNNLTRYRHAQFRGDTEVVDVLTTGSPLRLHVRNRATGQDSVIGADFVLGCDGANSIVRKAIGAEMRSMRFDQRWLVVDIATDADLQQWEGVHQLCDEHRAGTYMRIGPDRYRWEFRLLDHESVDDYATLTELRPLIAPWMRGVDDASLRLIRTAEYTFRAQLADRWRRGNTFLLGDAAHLTPPFIGQGMGAGLRDAMNLAWKIAGVHHRHLAPSVLDSYETERRPHARHMISLALNVGRAMTSGGRIGAAARSVLLPYLHVVPGLRAKVVDSRTPSLHSSSMVRRSLRPGGIAGQLCPNSLLDNGIRLDEHLGPRFGVVTNIALTAAQQETITFRGACAVYAAAGSDLDRWLRRRHLAGAVVRPDGTVMTAGRNLDTICRTVPLFRRDRHHAHP, from the coding sequence GTGAGCGGCTTTACGCAACAGGAGTCCGTCGAGCACGTGCCGGTGGTGATAGTCGGTGGCGGTCCCACGGGAATCACGGCCGCGACACTGCTGGCCCAATACGGCGTCGAGACGTTGGTGCTGGACCGGTGGTCGCAGGTCTACCCGCAACCTCGGGCGGTCCATCTCGACGATGAGGTCTACCGCATCCTGGGGCGCCTCGGGGTCGCGCAAGAGTTCGCCGGCATCGCCTGGCCGGCCCGTGGCCTCCAACTGATCGACAGTGACATGACCGTGCTGGCGCGATTCCGGCGCGATACGCGGGTCACGCGGAACGGGTTCCCGGCCGCGAACATGTTCGACCAACCGCAACTCGAAGAAGTGTTGCGAAACAATCTGACTCGGTATCGGCACGCGCAGTTTCGGGGTGACACAGAGGTCGTCGACGTGCTGACCACCGGCAGTCCGCTCCGCCTCCATGTGCGTAACCGCGCGACCGGCCAGGATTCGGTGATCGGCGCGGACTTCGTGCTGGGCTGCGACGGGGCGAACAGCATTGTCCGCAAGGCGATCGGCGCCGAGATGCGCAGCATGAGGTTCGATCAACGCTGGCTGGTGGTCGATATCGCGACCGATGCCGACCTACAGCAGTGGGAGGGCGTGCATCAGCTCTGTGACGAGCATCGAGCCGGGACGTACATGCGGATCGGTCCCGATCGCTACCGCTGGGAGTTCCGCCTGCTGGACCACGAGTCGGTCGACGATTACGCCACCTTGACCGAACTTCGTCCGTTGATCGCGCCCTGGATGCGAGGTGTCGACGACGCCTCGCTACGTCTGATTCGCACCGCGGAGTACACATTCCGAGCGCAACTCGCCGACCGTTGGCGCCGCGGGAACACGTTCCTGCTCGGTGATGCCGCGCACCTGACACCGCCGTTCATCGGCCAGGGCATGGGAGCCGGTCTGCGTGACGCGATGAATCTGGCGTGGAAGATCGCCGGCGTGCACCACCGACATCTTGCACCGAGCGTGCTCGACAGTTACGAGACCGAGCGTCGCCCACACGCACGGCACATGATCTCGCTGGCGCTCAACGTGGGCCGGGCCATGACCTCAGGAGGCCGGATCGGTGCCGCGGCGCGATCGGTGTTGCTGCCGTACCTGCATGTGGTACCGGGACTGAGAGCGAAGGTCGTCGACTCCCGCACTCCGTCGCTGCACTCCTCGTCGATGGTGCGGCGCTCGCTGCGACCAGGTGGCATTGCTGGGCAGTTGTGTCCGAATTCACTGCTCGACAACGGCATCCGCCTCGACGAACATCTCGGACCACGCTTCGGTGTAGTCACCAATATCGCTCTGACCGCTGCGCAACAGGAGACCATCACTTTCCGGGGTGCATGTGCTGTCTACGCTGCGGCAGGGTCCGACCTGGATCGATGGTTGCGCCGCCGGCATCTCGCGGGCGCAGTCGTGCGACCCGATGGCACGGTCATGACTGCCGGCCGCAACCTCGACACCATCTGTCGCACAGTGCCGCTGTTTCGACGCGATCGCCACCACGCCCACCCGTAG